Within the Salmo salar chromosome ssa12, Ssal_v3.1, whole genome shotgun sequence genome, the region attgtgctgattatagacacttaatagcgcgtttttaagtttaaaaagattgcaacccccccacccttttcctcacaatggtttgatccaccggcaaggtaacagaggggtcgtagccactgtctgaaaggcactcaatgaacgtaactgacgtgaggttaatccagtcaatcgcgcacacacactagctgaatatgcagagctagcgcgcaaatatgaactattaagctagctagtacctattccatttatgtggcctcgtcaaagatggaatctttgctatcgtcaatttattccgagatcagcatgcagatgatgtaagttagtgcttcaaagtccctgtgataaagttagcgataaactgaagtccaaactgaacagaaccacattctcttctaccattgtcttaaatatatttaatggtctcgttgcaaaagctaaattgtcgcaagggaaattttatttatttattttatttaacccgggtagcaaagattatagcaaacaccactgaaactgaattggtgctcgctagctttgtaaattcagctattgttggaagccagccaatatgaaacaaactattaaaattacaaaaggttgcagcatatgttgtgtaaatggtgaactcatacagctgtcaactcttgtcattttaatcagtttcacatttgctagctaccttttagatcgaagcccaaatagaatgataaaagataagatgatagaagcccatctcctactgtaaataacctacacactgtgtgtgtgtgtagccagccagccaggtagaaaaatggcagaaaaataaaagacggacatcagagtatttttcagtacaccaaaacgcaaagtaagaaccctagtagcctaatatctcaaagactagttgataaaatgttcataagaaagaaatgaaattctaatggaaatgtttcacaatgatgtcattaggcagagcaggcaacagatggcacacagacagcagagttggggacagatatgcagggacagactggcagagacagggagtctcaggtaagtttgttgagttttgtttggcaacattatgaaaggttctcgattttttaacttttaaaataggaacataattggaaaatgccatggatacccccactctcaacttaaactggtgactgaactaagatttgttaaaggcaatggtattgctgttgtgagtagttgtgtagttttgggtaccggtagttaggagtacggcaaacaccttatttctttggttcctcaatatacatttaccatattacaatgtaggctatgtgttacagcactacttttggtgtccccctcaggaattgctcttgagaaaatttcatgtaattgtcccccccaaagttgatatcagattttcgcccctggccaactacaaaaaacatctgacatctgtgattgccaacaagggttttgccaccaagtactaagtcatgttttgcagaggggtcaaatacctatttccctcattaaaatgcgaatcattttataacatttttgacatgtgtttttctggatttttttgttgttattctgtctctcactgttcaaataaacctactattaaaattatggactgatcatttctttgttagtgggcaaacgtacaaaatcagcaggggatcaaatacttttttcccccactgtacatgggctacacatactgagacagagaggcacTGTTTCCCTCCCTCTGATGATTTCTCCGGTGAGACtcagccacttgcgaattgaatgtaaattatgaaaacacagagagaaattattttataattGTCAAATATTTAGGGAAGCCTGACATCCCTTGGCATATATGAAAATACACCACAGCTGAGGCAGTAGGGTTGAAGGGGAAGGATATTGAGAGGATTCGTGTGAGTATGGATGCCAACCGCCATCGAAGAAGAGGAACAAGAGCGCTTGGTGGAACCAATGTCACGCTTGGTGCTATGACCGGGGAGGTGTTTCACTCTGGTACGGCTCGACTTGTTTATTTCCGTTGCAGAAAGGAAGTAGCTCGGTGGGTCTTGTGGAGGTGACCGAATGGCAGATTTATTCTGTCAATCTTGAATTAGTTCTCTCCCAGAGTCGTAGGAAACACcgattattttattttcattgtggAAAAAATACCGTTAGCACCATGGGAGCTCACCTCGCGCGGCGGTATATCACCGAGACGGAGACCGAGCCTGACCCTGCGAAACCGTTTGGCTTTGACCCCGAATTCGGCTTCgatgagaggaaagagagaggtttGTGTTGTTGAGTCTGTTTTGGTCCGACCGTGTGACCGTAAAGGGGTATGCTTGCAATGTGTCTGCTGGTGGGCTCTTGTCATGTCCATGGAAAGTAAAGTCCGCTAGCAAGCTAACTGCAACTAGtagtggctagctaacgttacccaaATTTAGCTAGCATGATATGTTCCCTATTAAATATAACTTGAGTATTTCGCCCCCTTTCCATTTGTGTAAAGTGTTTATATTTTAATTAATGAAACTGTCAGTTCAGACAGCAATATGGTTTGGAACAGATATTCCCCGTCCTGTCAAATTTATAGTCATAAATCCCAGGTGCATCTCAATAATTCAAtgtcttcctctcctcgtctcctttccTTACTCTGTGAAAGAGTAGTTGCTTGCCAACAGTACACGCATTCCTCGCATATACACATAATGCATTATGGAACATGCAAGGCTTCACTTATACACATCTCAGGACATAGCCTAGTCCTTTCTTTGTTGACAGTTTTCATTTTGTGTATGTGTCCCCTAGTAGAGATGATGGCCTCACGCATTAACCCCTGGTGTAACATCTTATCTTGTTCCCCTGGTAGAGATGGTGGTCTCCCCCATTAACCCCTGGTGTAACATCTTATCTTGTTCCCCTGGTAGAGATGGTGGCCTCACCCATTAACCCCTGGTTTAACATGTTATCTTGTCCCGTGCCTCCCCTTCTTGTAACATGTTGTCTTGTCTCCCTGTAAATGGTGCCTCACCATTAACCCCTGGTGTAACATGTTGTCTTGTCTCCCTGGTAGAGATGATGGCCTCCCCCATTAACCCCTGGTGTAACATGTTGTCTTGTCCCCCTGGTAGAGATGGTGGCCACCCAGGCCCAGATGAACCTGGCCCAGGTCCCTGTACTCCAGAGGGACTACTGCGCCCACCACCTCATCAAGCTCATGAAGTGTAAGAGGGACAACTGGCCCAACTTCCTGGCCTGTAAACACGAGAGACACGACTGGGACTACTGCGAGCACCAGGAGTAAGTATCTGCCTGGTTCTAGGTGTAGGTCGAGGTTTAGCAGCACATGGAGTTTCTTTCTGGCTTTCCTGGACACACTTTAT harbors:
- the ndub7 gene encoding NADH dehydrogenase 1 beta subcomplex subunit 7, producing the protein MGAHLARRYITETETEPDPAKPFGFDPEFGFDERKEREMVATQAQMNLAQVPVLQRDYCAHHLIKLMKCKRDNWPNFLACKHERHDWDYCEHQDYVMRMKEYERERRLQMRKKRVEEAQAA